The DNA region GCGCTCGCGCGGACGTTCGGACTCGCGTCGTCTTCGAGCGTGTCGGTCAGCGGGTCGACGGCGCGCGTGTCGCCGATGAGACCGAGCGCGCGCGCGGCGTGCGGCCGGACGTTGTCGTTGTCCATGACGAGTTTGTCTGCCAGCGGCTGGGTCGCTTCCTCGCTGCCGATTTCGCCGAGCGCCTTGAACGTCACCTTCTGCAGCGCCGGGTCCTTGTCGGTGTCGACGTAGTCGACGAGCGTCTCGACGGCGTCGAGCGCGCCCGACCCCATCTTCCCGAGCGCTTTGATGCTCGGCTTGTCGCGCTTCTGTGCGCGCTGGTGCATCGCGTCGAACGCGCGGGCGTCGTTCATCCGCGTGATGGCTTCGAGGCAGTGCTCCTCCATGAAGTCCGACTGGAGGCTGTCGAGCGCGAGCAGCACCATCTCGACGTTGCCGCGCTTCTCGTGTTCCTTCAACGCGCTCCACTCCGGTGGGTAGTCCTTGTAGTGGCCGAGAACGGCGTAGAACCCCTCGGCTTCGAGCTGTTCGCGCGTCTCCAGGTCGTCCCATTCCTGGGCGTCTTCGAGGTCCGACTCCAGCGATTCGGTGGCTTCGAGCAGTGCCGCGATGGTCTCCTCGTCGTCGTCGGGGTCGAGTGACGCCGATTCGACGGTCTTCGCGACGGCGTCGAGCGACGAGACGAGGTCGCTCTCGTCGCCGCTGGAGACGGCGGCGTCGACGACGGCGTCGCTCTCGTCGTCCTCCTCGAAGATGTCGGCGACCGCGTCGAGGAACGACTCGACGGCCTCCGCGATCTCGTCCTCGCCGCGGTCGGTCCAGCGCGTCTCCTCGATCTTCGTCTTCGCCTCCTCGACGTTCCCGACGACGTCCTCGGCGTACGGCCCGCGCTGGGACTCGAGGTCGTCACGGAGGTCCGAGAGGCGCGATTCGAGTTCCTCTCGGGGGTCCTCGGCGTCGTCGTCGTCCTCGTCCGGTTCCGGAAGGTCCGCGGCTTCGAGGTCGGCGGCGATGATGTCGAGCGTCTGTTCGACCTCGTCGAGGTCGGCTTCCGTCTCCGCCGCGTCGAGTTTTTCCTCGGCGGCGTCGAGGCGTTCGTCGAGGCCCTCGGCCGTGACCTCGGACGATGCGTCCGCGGCCGACTTCTCGTCGTCGGTTTCCTCGTCGTCGGTTTCCTCGTCGTCGACTGTCTCTTCTTCGCCGTCAGTTTCTCCGCTCTCGTCGGTCGTTTCGCTCTCGTCGGCGGCCTCCTCTTCGCCGGGTGTTTTCTCCCCGTCGGTCGCCTCGGTGGGCGTCTCGTCGTCCCCGTCAGTCATATGCGGAATCTCCGCGCGTGCGCCAAAAGAGCGTTTCCCTTTGCCCCCCACGACAGAGAGAAACCGCGGCCGCGACCCTACCCGCGCGGGACCATGACGAACCCGCGCCGTTCGCGGCCGCACGATGCCGGCCGAACGTACTGTGGTAACGACCAGCATGTCAATTTAACACACCCAACTATATGCATCTATCGCGGGCTATCAGCCCGAGCGAATCACAGAAACTTTGGCCGATTCGGCGGAGAGTCGGTCCATGACGACCGTCGCAGCCGTTCAGACGACCGTCCGAGACCTCGACGTCGCGGCGAATCTCGACCACGTCGCCGAGCGAGCGGACGCGCTCGCCGACCGGGTCGACGTCGCGCTATTCCCAGAGTACGCGCTCACCGGCTTCGTCGTCGACGACCGCGTTCGATCCGTCGCGCTCGGCCGCGACGGACCGGAACTCGACCGTCTCCGCGACATTGCGGCGAGAAACGATCTCGCGCTGCTCTGCGGCTTCGTGGAGGCGGCCGAGAGCCGCACAGGCGGAGGGAACGACTCGACGCTGTACAACGCGATCGCCTACGTCCGTCCCGACGGATCGGTGACGGTCTCCCGAAAGCGTCACCTCTGGGGCGACGAGCGCACCGTGCTCGCGGCCGGCCGCGAGCGCACCATCGTCCGGACGCCCGTCGGCCGAACCGGACTCGTGACCTGCTACGAACTGAACTTCGTCGAAGACAGCGCGGCGTTCACCCGCGATCGGGTCGACGCGCTGTTCGTCGTCGGCGCGTGGCCTGCGGCGTACAGCGAGAACTGGCGGCTTGCTGCTCCGCGCACGCGCGCTCGACGGGGTGCGCTGGGTCGTCGGCGCGGGACGGACCGGCCGAAAGCGACTCCCGGAGTCGGACGCCGAGTACGCCGGACGCTCGGCCGTCGTCAAGTCCGACGGGACTGTCGCCGCCTCGTTGAGCCGAGACGACCGCGACCTCGTCGCCGACCTCGACCCCGACGTCCTCACCGAACAGCGGGCACTCGTCGGCATCTACGAGGAGTGAGCGTCGCCGACGTGGTCGCGGTCGTCGGCACCCCACGGCGAGGCCGCGACTGTGTCCCGAATTTCGGTCCAATGCGACAGGATGGTGACGTTCTGTGAAACAATTTTTTGGAAAGCCGAAAAATGATTTTCCCAGAGTCAAGGTTTAAGTGGGTGGCGTCCGTACAATGGAGTGTTATGAGTACGCAGAAGACGGTTCGTCAGCCGGCGGACGAAGTCGAGGAGACGGCCCTTCGCATCGAGAAGGACAAAGCCGAGCAGATCATCGACGCGCTCAACACCGACCTCGCGAACGCGTACGTGCTCTACCACCAACTGAAGAAGCACCACTGGAACGTCGAGGGCGCGGAGTTCCTCGAACTCCACCGCTTCCTGGAGGAGGCGTACGAACACGTCGAGGAGGGTGCCGACATCATCGCCGAGCGCGCGCAGGCACTCGGTGGCGTCCCGGTCGCTGGTCCGTCGAACCAGGAAGAGCGCGCCACCGTCGAGTTCGAGGGTGAGGACGTTTACGACGTCCGCACGTCGCTGCAGAACGACCTCGAGATGTACGGTGACATCATCGAGGACATGCGCGAGCACATCCAACTCGCGGGTAACCTCGGCGACCCGGCGACCGAGGAGATTCTCCGACGGATTCTGGTCGAAGTCGAAGAGGACGCCCACCACATCGAGCACTACCTCGAAGACGACACGCTCGTGCTCGAAGAAGCGACGCACTGAGACGAGAGCAGTCGGCCGACCGGACCATTCTCTCCATTTTTCCCGCCCGATAGCCGCGCAGTCGTCGACCGAGAGCGCAGGCGAGACGCAGCGGAGACTGAACGGAGCGGGGAGTGAAAACGGAGGCCCGCCTCGGGCGTCAACCGGGGAGGGGCAACCGACGTCAGGTACCAAGAGGACGCATCACCAGGAGTTGACGCCGGAGAGCGGGCTACCGCTGGAGGACGACGGTGTAGTCAGTCGCTATCCAGCCGTCGTTGTTGCCGTCTTCGGTGAATACGGTTCGGTTCTGTGAGGTTTGACACGCCGAAACGGAGAACTCGGGCTCCGCAGGGATGGCGGAGTCGTCGTCGCGGGCGTCGGAGACAGCCATGGATAGAGTTAGGTGAGCCTAAAGCAATATAGGTTTTGGTTGCCCTAAACGGGTTCTGAGACCGACGTTCACCGGTGAGAAGGCGTGACCCCCGCGGAATCCCACGCCTCGGCTCAGACGGGTATCCAGTCGTTCGGGAGCGTCCGGTCGGGGAACGTCCAGCGGTGTTCCGGGATGCCGTCGCACATCCGGAGTTCGATGATACCGTCGAAGACGTCGGCGAGTCCGTCGACGACCGGGTCGTCGAGGGGGGAGGAGAGGTGGTAGTGCGCCATCCCGGAGACGGAGTCGATTCGACCGCCGACGACGCTGACGAAACGTCGAACCGCTCCGACACCGTGGTCTTCGACGAGCGGTTGCAGCGAGTCGAGACACAGCCGCAACTCGCTGGGGGCGAGCGACTCTCCGGACTCGAACGAGTGGATGGCGTCGCCGATGGCCCACGAGAGCGACCCGACGCCGTCGGCTTCGACGTACTCCCGGGAGACGGGGCCGCCGAGGTTCGACCCCGAGAGACTCTCGGCGGCCAACGCTCCGCGGACGACGGCCGACTGCGTCACCACGCGCAGCGAGTCAGCGTCCCGCGGGCCGTTACCGAGATTTTCGTGCGTGTGTACGCCGTCGGTGAAGACGAACAGCCGCTTGCGCGACTCGACCGTGGCGTCGCCGAGAAGGCGTCGCGTGAGTGACTGCCGCGCGTCGGGAGCGGTGGATCCGACGACGAGGATGTTGCACCCCTGTCGTTTCAACTCCGAGAGCGTTCGGGTGAAGGAATTTTGCCCGGGGGTGTTCATTATTCGAAAAGAAACGATGGAGTGTACAATAAACATTGTGGGTGCGACACCGACGCGAGTCGGTAGGCGTTTTGTGGATGGCCTCGAACGAGGGCGTTGATGACGGATTCGCTGTTCAGCCCGCTGACCCTTCGAGGGACCGAGATTCCGAACCGCGTGATGGTTTCGCCGATGTGTCAGTACTCTTCGCCGGACGGCGTCGCCACCGACTGGCATCGCGTCCACCTCGGGAGTCGAGCAGTCGGCGGGGCCGGTATCGTGATGACCGAAGCGACGGCAGTCTCGCCGGTGGGACGAATCTCGCCGGACGACCTCGGTATCTGGACGCAGGAGCAAGCCGACGCGCTCGCGCCCATCGCGTCGTTCATCCGCTCGCAGGGGAGTCACCCGGCGATTCAGTTAGCCCACGCCGGTCGCAAGGCGAGCACGCATCGACCGTGGGACGGCGGCGGCCCCATCTCACCCGACGAGCGAGGGTGGGAGGTGTACGGACCGACCGACGAACCGTGGCCGCGCGAGGAGTCGTACCCGAAGACGCACGCGCTCGATGAGGATGACCTCTCGGTCGTCGTCGACCAGTTCGCGGAGGCCGCCAGACGCGCGCACCTCGCCGGTTTCGAGATAGCCGAGGTCCACGCCGCCCACGGCTACCTCCTCCACGAGTTCCTCTCGCCGGTCATCAACACTCGAGGGGACGACTACGGCGGCAGTTTCGAGAACCGCACGCGGCTCGTCCGCGAGGTCACCTCGGCGGTTCGAACCGTGTGGCCCGACGACAAGCCGGTGTTCGTCCGCATCTCGGCGACCGACTGGCTG from Haloprofundus halobius includes:
- a CDS encoding HEAT repeat domain-containing protein, with protein sequence MTDGDDETPTEATDGEKTPGEEEAADESETTDESGETDGEEETVDDEETDDEETDDEKSAADASSEVTAEGLDERLDAAEEKLDAAETEADLDEVEQTLDIIAADLEAADLPEPDEDDDDAEDPREELESRLSDLRDDLESQRGPYAEDVVGNVEEAKTKIEETRWTDRGEDEIAEAVESFLDAVADIFEEDDESDAVVDAAVSSGDESDLVSSLDAVAKTVESASLDPDDDEETIAALLEATESLESDLEDAQEWDDLETREQLEAEGFYAVLGHYKDYPPEWSALKEHEKRGNVEMVLLALDSLQSDFMEEHCLEAITRMNDARAFDAMHQRAQKRDKPSIKALGKMGSGALDAVETLVDYVDTDKDPALQKVTFKALGEIGSEEATQPLADKLVMDNDNVRPHAARALGLIGDTRAVDPLTDTLEDDASPNVRASAAWALRQIGTEKALKAVADHSDENSFIVQHEVDRAKQSLETTPPTA
- the dpsA gene encoding DNA starvation/stationary phase protection protein DpsA; protein product: MSTQKTVRQPADEVEETALRIEKDKAEQIIDALNTDLANAYVLYHQLKKHHWNVEGAEFLELHRFLEEAYEHVEEGADIIAERAQALGGVPVAGPSNQEERATVEFEGEDVYDVRTSLQNDLEMYGDIIEDMREHIQLAGNLGDPATEEILRRILVEVEEDAHHIEHYLEDDTLVLEEATH
- a CDS encoding DUF7504 family protein, with amino-acid sequence MNTPGQNSFTRTLSELKRQGCNILVVGSTAPDARQSLTRRLLGDATVESRKRLFVFTDGVHTHENLGNGPRDADSLRVVTQSAVVRGALAAESLSGSNLGGPVSREYVEADGVGSLSWAIGDAIHSFESGESLAPSELRLCLDSLQPLVEDHGVGAVRRFVSVVGGRIDSVSGMAHYHLSSPLDDPVVDGLADVFDGIIELRMCDGIPEHRWTFPDRTLPNDWIPV
- a CDS encoding NADH:flavin oxidoreductase/NADH oxidase, which translates into the protein MTDSLFSPLTLRGTEIPNRVMVSPMCQYSSPDGVATDWHRVHLGSRAVGGAGIVMTEATAVSPVGRISPDDLGIWTQEQADALAPIASFIRSQGSHPAIQLAHAGRKASTHRPWDGGGPISPDERGWEVYGPTDEPWPREESYPKTHALDEDDLSVVVDQFAEAARRAHLAGFEIAEVHAAHGYLLHEFLSPVINTRGDDYGGSFENRTRLVREVTSAVRTVWPDDKPVFVRISATDWLPDRESWDLEQSVRLAPLLREAGADLVDVSSGGIHPDQQITNTGAGYQVKFAESIREEGEIPVGAVGKITEAEQADQLIRNERADLAIVGREHLRDPYFTLHAAEKLGVDVDWPVQYRRA